A region of Saccharomyces kudriavzevii IFO 1802 strain IFO1802 genome assembly, chromosome: 14 DNA encodes the following proteins:
- the ESF2 gene encoding RNA-binding ATPase activator ESF2 (similar to Saccharomyces cerevisiae ESF2 (YNR054C); ancestral locus Anc_6.381), protein MSNKTNSDFEDFSSDDENDQNNVLIQTKKKVASKDDVFSKKADDIESENDLESEHEQDLEHEPGQDLNQQNGGKLEREEKERVVEDEKEQSLPVSALDLKTEKLRQLVKSKAAKKSKHKTGVIYFSSIPPYMKPAKMRQILTRFGEVDRLFLKKEDDQKHQRRVKGGGNKKNKYEEGWAEYIRKRDAKLCAETLNGNIIGGKKGTFYHDDILNVKYLPGFKWADLTEQIARENDIRQAKLEMEISQANKLNADFIRNVEQSKMIQNIKKSRKRAGKEEPADSHPRREFKQRRVETSRANAPSEIKQQSSNSQDLGNVLTSLL, encoded by the coding sequence ATGAGTAATAAGACAAACagtgattttgaagatttctcctcagatgatgaaaatgaccaAAATAACGTCTTGATTCAgaccaagaagaaagttgCCAGTAAGGATGACGTCTTTAGCAAAAAGGCAGATGACATTGAAAGTGAGAACGACCTAGAGTCAGAACATGAACAAGACCTAGAACATGAACCTGGACAAGACCTAAACCAACAGAACGGAGGCAAGCTCGAGCgagaggaaaaagaacgAGTGGTTGAGGATGAGAAGGAGCAATCTTTGCCTGTTTCTGCACTAGATCTCAAGACGGAAAAATTGAGGCAACTGGTCAAATCAAAGGCTGCCAAGAAGTCCAAGCACAAAACCGGCGTGATTTACTTCTCCAGTATTCCTCCCTACATGAAGCCTGCTAAGATGAGACAAATATTAACACGTTTTGGTGAGGTAGATAGACTatttttaaagaaagaggatGACCAAAAGCACCAACGAAGAGTTAAAGGCGGTGgtaacaagaaaaacaaatacgAAGAAGGCTGGGCTGAATACATTAGGAAAAGAGACGCCAAATTGTGCGCAGAGACATTGAACGGGAACATCATTGGTGGAAAGAAGGGTACCTTTTACCACGATGATATCCTGAATGTGAAGTACCTCCCAGGTTTCAAATGGGCAGACTTAACTGAGCAAATTGCCCGTGAAAATGATATCAGACAAGCTAAGTTGGAAATGGAAATCTCACAGGCTAACAAGCTGAACGCAGACTTCATAAGAAACGTAGAGCAAAGTAAGATGATACAGAACATAAAGAAGTCCAGAAAGCGTGCTGGAAAAGAGGAGCCCGCCGACTCCCACCCACGCAGGGAATTCAAGCAGCGTCGTGTGGAAACCAGCCGTGCCAACGCCCCCTCTGAAATCAAGCAGCAATCATCCAATTCCCAAGACTTGGGTAACGTCCTCACCAGCTTACTATAG
- the POP2 gene encoding CCR4-NOT core DEDD family RNase subunit POP2 (similar to Saccharomyces cerevisiae POP2 (YNR052C); ancestral locus Anc_6.379), with the protein MQSMNVQPRVLAVGGEQFFSQRQISEQQQQQQQNMGPQVYSPQVNRARMFPQGMPVNTMNGSVSQDINNAYLLKQKDDPLLTQQQHQQQQQQQQQHQQQQQQQQQQPFAIGTPVSVASLPPGLNVLQQQHQQHQQQQGMGLNRPLASQLPKHLNNQSMPPIFLPPPNYLFVRDVWKSNLYSEFAIIRQLISQYNHVSISTEFVGTLARPIGTFRSKVDYHYQTMRANVDFLNPIQLGLSLSDANGNKPDNGPSTWQFNFAFDPKKEIMSTESLDLLRKSGINFEKHENSGIDIFEFSQLLMDSGLMMDDSVTWITYHAAYDLGFLINILMNDAMPNNKEDFEWWVHQYMPNFYDLNLVYKIIQEFKNPQLQQSSQQQQQQQYSLTTLADELGLPRFSIFTTTGGQSLLMLLSFCQLSKLSMHKFPNGTDFAKYQGVIYGIDGDQ; encoded by the coding sequence ATGCAATCTATGAACGTACAACCGAGGGTGCTAGCTGTGGGAGGCGAGCAGTTCTTTTCTCAAAGGCAAATCTCagaacaacagcagcagcagcagcagaaCATGGGACCGCAGGTATATTCGCCCCAGGTCAACAGAGCAAGAATGTTTCCTCAAGGGATGCCAGTAAATACAATGAATGGCTCCGTGAGTCAGGACATTAATAATGCCTACCTTTTGAAGCAGAAGGACGATCCGCTGTTAACCCAACAGCAAcatcagcagcagcagcagcagcaacaacaacatcaacagcagcagcaacagcaacagcagcagccATTTGCCATCGGGACGCCCGTATCAGTCGCTAGCTTGCCGCCCGGCCTGAACGTCCtgcaacaacaacatcagCAACATCAGCAGCAACAGGGAATGGGACTCAACCGTCCCTTGGCGTCTCAGTTGCCGAAGCATTTAAACAACCAAAGTATGCCGCCAATATTTTTACCACCCCCAAATTACTTGTTTGTTCGTGACGTCTGGAAGTCCAACCTCTACAGTGAATTCGCCATTATAAGACAACTGATCTCCCAGTATAATCACGTATCAATCAGCACTGAATTTGTAGGCACTTTGGCGAGGCCCATCGGCACTTTCAGGTCGAAGGTTGACTACCACTACCAGACGATGAGGGCTAACGTAGACTTCCTAAACCCAATACAACTCGGTCTTTCTTTAAGTGACGCCAACGGTAACAAGCCCGACAATGGCCCATCGACATGGCAATTTAATTTTGCATTTGATCCAAAGAAGGAAATCATGTCTACAGAATCTTTAGACTTACTCAGGAAATCAGGCATCAATTTTGAGAAACACGAAAATTCGGGGATTGACATATTTGAGTTTTCACAACTGCTAATGGACTCTGGCTTGATGATGGACGACTCTGTCACTTGGATCACATACCATGCGGCATATGACCTGGGTTTCTTGATCAACATCCTGATGAACGATGCCATGCCTAACAACAAAGAGGACTTCGAGTGGTGGGTCCACCAGTACATGCCCAACTTTTACGACTTGAACCTGGTGTATAAAATaattcaagaattcaaaaatccTCAGTTGCAGCAATCTTcacaacagcagcagcagcagcagtaTTCGTTAACTACATTGGCCGATGAACTAGGTTTGCCAagattttccattttcacCACCACAGGCGGTCAGAGTTTGTTGATGCTTTTGTCCTTCTGCCAATTGAGCAAACTGTCCATGCATAAGTTCCCAAACGGTACGGATTTCGCCAAGTATCAAGGTGTCATATATGGTATTGACGGGGACCAATGA
- the NOG2 gene encoding putative GTPase NOG2 (similar to Saccharomyces cerevisiae NOG2 (YNR053C); ancestral locus Anc_6.380), which translates to MGTGKKEKSRRIREGNTKDGNIRVKGENFYRDSKRVKFLNMYTSGKEIRNKKGNLIRAASFQDATIPDARVQPDRRWFGNTRVISQDALQHFRSALGENQKDTYQVLLRRNKLPMSLLEEKDTDESPNARILDTESYADAFGPKSQRKRPRLAASSLEDLVKVTDEDTTKYEEKQVLDATLGLMGNQEDKENGWTAAAKEAIFSKGQSKRIWNELYKVIDSSDVVIHVLDARDPLGTRCKSVEEYMKKETAHKHLIYVLNKCDLVPTWVAAAWVKHLSKDRPTLAFHASITNSFGKGSLIQLLRQFSQLHTERKQISVGFIGYPNTGKSSIINTLRKKKVCQVAPIPGETKVWQYITLMKRIFLIDCPGIVPPSSKDTEEDILFRGVVRVEHVTHPEQYIPGVLKRCQVKHLERTYEISGWKDATEFIEILARKQGRLLKGGEPDESGVSKQILNDFNRGKIPWFVVPPEKTEETELKNKEVEKTA; encoded by the exons ATGGGTACTGgcaagaaagagaaatcGAGACGTATTCGTGAAGGGAACACCAAAGATGGTAATATTCGTGTGAAGGGTGAGAATTTTTACAGAGACTCCAAGAGAGTCAAGTTTCTAAATATGTACACCAGTGGGAAGGAAATCAGGAATAAGAAAGGTAATTTGATTAGAGCTGCTTCCTTCCAGGACGCTACGATACCTGATGCGAGAGTGCAACCGGATCGTCGTTGGTTTGGTAACACTAGAGTGATATCTCAGGATGCCCTGCAGCATTTCAGAAGTGCCCTGGGTGAGAACCAAAAGGACACTTACCAAGTTCTTTTAAGAAGAAACAAGCTTCCGATGTCTTTGTTGGAGGAGAAGGACACAGATGAATCCCCAAACGCCAGAATCTTGGATACCGAAAGTTACGCTGATGCGTTCGGGCCCAAATCACAAAGAAAGAGGCCACGTCTCGCTGCATCCAGTCTGGAGGATTTGGTCAAAGTCACCGATGAAGATACTACCAAGTACGAGGAAAAACAAGTCTTGGACGCCACTTTGGGGTTGATGGGGAATCAGgaagacaaagaaaacggGTGGACTGCCGCAGCTAAGGAAGCTATTTTCAGTAAAGGTCAATCCAAGCGTATCTGGAACGAATTATACAAAGTCATTGATTCATCCGACGTGGTGATACACGTTTTGGATGCAAGAGATCCATTGGGAACACGTTGCAAATCCGTGGAGGAGTAtatgaaaaaggaaacgGCGCATAAACACCTGATTTATGTTCTTAATAAGTGTGATTTGGTACCCACTTGGGTTGCA GCAGCTTGGGTCAAACATTTGTCGAAGGACCGTCCAACATTGGCGTTTCATGCATCTATTACCAACTCTTTCGGTAAAGGTTCATTAATTCAATTGCTACGTCAATTCTCCCAATTGCATACTGAGAGAAAGCAGATCTCCGTCGGGTTCATTGGTTATCCAAACACAGGTAAATCATCCATCATCAACACGctaagaaagaaaaaggtgTGCCAAGTGGCACCAATTCCTGGGGAAACTAAAGTCTGGCAATATATTACTCttatgaaaagaatatttttgattgatTGTCCAGGTATTGTTCCACCTTCTAGCAAGGACACCGAAGAAGATATTTTATTCAGAGGTGTCGTCAGAGTCGAGCATGTCACCCATCCAGAACAATACATCCCAGGTGTCTTAAAGCGTTGCCAGGTGAAGCACTTGGAAAGAACGTACGAGATTTCGGGGTGGAAGGACGCCACTGAGTTCATTGAAATTCTGGCAAGAAAGCAGGGGAGACTATTGAAGGGTGGTGAGCCGGATGAGTCTGGAGTTTCCAAACAGATTCTGAACGACTTCAACAGAGGTAAGATTCCTTGGTTCGTTGTTCCACCTGAGAAGACAGAGGAAACCGAACTGAAGAAtaaagaagttgaaaagacAGCATAG